A single region of the Marinobacter salinus genome encodes:
- a CDS encoding tetratricopeptide repeat protein yields MNRWLAGLLVAVSLTSSVVAQETFRVELGRDGETIGDMRPVFLKFESRPLPAISPAEVARRYQRLFTTSDEPEVRIDALNRLTNIRDRSGQDIGFSVAEEEGIYRQVIDSYESILSRGSYGGRLDELLYQMAKAHALTGQARASIDRLEQLVGLYPKSDLVPEARFRIAESAFSAGDYSEAEAGYLAVIGSGVRGGLEAKARYMLGWSQFKQGPSAWERAGKTFLSVLDEFLPTKESLAGVNEPSVETIDDTFRILAVMADRRNGAQTLFSWLGDGPSRHWEYLVFDRLADYYAVQGAFEASVGVNRAFVRHAPGHSERSGFMAQIVDVWSRAGAASEVREAQANYVVMFSDDLEFARLEESDRKRWQQYSRQLADFHYSQASTAVDQGRDRLATGDFSLAGDYYEALARRSGKDGAVLRLAGDARLQAGQYQAALSDFRLAAYEADRYTEAADAGWAAIVLIRGGMDGDRASVAFAPDLSAYSAEAERFAGRFQEDGRVPGLMADLARRWLAAGDDDRALGYGENVVVNDLASGSERYAGWLAVAKVRQRQGKFGLAERAWGQVLDLAKSATVEGLEPGAVASVRQQLATVIYRQGEQAAESGRIEASVGHFNRIGTVLPDSDIAVQGRFDAANTLLKASRMAAAIDELVQFRADFPAHPLTEKVSDKLVHAYVASGQPAKAASELLEASSGMENPWPSRLRAAALFNEAGETGKRNRLYLDYLNTGPVAENAEQHIRLQTLRYRLIETMGDAVPWQEALVATELASQWHSEQTLSWAARQSLSLGARAAATFAGSELTQPLNESLNRKQAALETARKYFLDAESLGGESVRSESLYRRAELYRLLARDLMASSVPEDLNELESMQYQMLLEEEAFPFEEKAIRLHSDNHQRIASQGFDAWIEKSLTVLSQLNPGRYDRSVRWMSWNPEVNDGA; encoded by the coding sequence ATGAACCGTTGGCTGGCAGGCCTCCTCGTGGCTGTATCCTTGACCAGTTCTGTTGTGGCACAGGAAACATTTCGCGTGGAACTGGGGCGGGATGGAGAGACCATCGGTGATATGCGCCCGGTGTTTCTCAAGTTTGAATCCCGGCCATTGCCGGCTATCTCTCCCGCTGAGGTCGCACGACGTTATCAGCGTCTGTTCACGACTTCCGATGAACCGGAGGTTCGGATCGATGCCCTTAATCGCCTGACAAACATCCGGGATCGGTCGGGGCAGGACATAGGTTTTTCCGTTGCTGAAGAGGAGGGCATCTATCGCCAGGTGATCGACAGTTACGAATCGATTCTGTCCCGGGGTTCTTATGGCGGAAGGCTTGACGAATTGCTGTACCAGATGGCGAAGGCCCATGCCCTGACAGGTCAGGCCCGGGCATCAATCGATCGGCTTGAGCAGCTGGTTGGCCTTTACCCGAAATCCGATCTGGTACCCGAGGCCCGATTCCGGATTGCCGAGTCTGCTTTTTCAGCGGGTGATTACTCTGAGGCAGAGGCGGGTTACCTGGCGGTGATCGGTTCCGGAGTACGTGGAGGCTTGGAAGCCAAGGCTCGCTATATGTTGGGCTGGAGCCAGTTCAAACAAGGACCGTCAGCGTGGGAAAGAGCTGGCAAGACGTTTCTTTCGGTGCTGGATGAGTTTCTGCCAACCAAGGAAAGTCTTGCCGGTGTTAATGAGCCCAGTGTTGAAACAATTGATGACACCTTCCGTATTCTCGCTGTGATGGCGGACCGGAGAAATGGTGCCCAGACGCTGTTTTCCTGGCTCGGCGATGGACCATCACGACACTGGGAATATCTGGTTTTTGACAGGCTGGCTGATTACTACGCAGTTCAGGGCGCGTTTGAAGCCAGTGTTGGGGTTAACCGCGCTTTTGTTCGACATGCGCCCGGCCACTCCGAGCGCTCGGGGTTCATGGCACAGATTGTTGATGTGTGGAGCCGTGCCGGCGCTGCCAGTGAGGTGCGGGAAGCCCAGGCAAATTATGTTGTGATGTTCAGCGACGACCTGGAGTTCGCCAGGCTTGAGGAATCTGATCGCAAGCGATGGCAGCAATATAGCCGGCAGCTGGCTGACTTTCATTACAGCCAGGCGTCCACTGCTGTAGACCAGGGGCGTGATCGTTTGGCGACCGGTGATTTTTCTCTGGCGGGTGACTATTACGAGGCGCTGGCTCGGCGCTCAGGCAAGGACGGCGCTGTGCTGCGCCTCGCGGGTGACGCACGACTGCAGGCCGGGCAATACCAAGCGGCGTTGTCGGATTTTCGGTTGGCAGCCTATGAGGCTGACAGGTATACGGAAGCGGCCGACGCCGGATGGGCGGCCATAGTGTTAATTCGTGGGGGGATGGATGGCGACAGGGCAAGTGTGGCGTTCGCTCCCGATTTGAGTGCTTACTCGGCTGAGGCTGAGCGCTTCGCCGGCCGATTCCAAGAAGATGGCCGAGTGCCGGGGCTGATGGCAGACCTCGCGAGGCGCTGGCTTGCCGCCGGTGATGACGATCGTGCCCTGGGCTATGGTGAGAACGTCGTGGTCAACGATCTTGCGTCCGGATCGGAACGCTATGCGGGCTGGCTGGCAGTGGCTAAAGTCAGGCAGAGACAAGGAAAATTCGGACTGGCAGAGCGGGCCTGGGGGCAGGTTCTGGACCTTGCGAAGTCGGCGACGGTCGAGGGCCTGGAACCCGGTGCTGTCGCGTCTGTCCGGCAACAGCTGGCAACCGTTATCTACAGGCAGGGTGAGCAGGCTGCGGAATCCGGCAGAATAGAGGCGTCGGTCGGTCATTTTAACCGGATTGGAACAGTTCTTCCCGATTCAGACATCGCTGTTCAGGGGCGTTTTGATGCCGCCAATACGCTCCTTAAAGCTTCCCGAATGGCTGCAGCCATCGATGAGCTGGTGCAATTCCGCGCGGACTTTCCTGCACACCCGCTAACCGAAAAGGTCAGTGACAAGTTGGTTCACGCCTATGTTGCCTCCGGTCAGCCGGCGAAGGCGGCGTCGGAATTGCTTGAAGCCTCCAGCGGTATGGAGAATCCCTGGCCAAGCCGGCTAAGAGCAGCGGCTCTGTTCAATGAGGCGGGTGAAACCGGTAAACGCAACCGGCTTTACCTGGACTACCTCAATACCGGACCTGTTGCTGAAAACGCCGAGCAACATATTCGTCTGCAAACCCTGCGATACCGCTTGATAGAGACAATGGGTGACGCTGTTCCATGGCAGGAAGCTTTGGTCGCGACTGAGCTTGCCAGCCAATGGCACTCAGAACAAACGCTATCCTGGGCAGCCCGGCAGTCTCTTTCCCTGGGGGCGAGGGCCGCCGCGACCTTTGCGGGTTCTGAGTTGACCCAGCCCCTGAATGAGTCCTTGAACCGCAAACAGGCCGCACTGGAGACCGCCCGAAAATACTTCCTGGATGCCGAGAGCCTCGGTGGCGAATCCGTCCGCTCTGAGTCTCTCTATCGCCGAGCCGAGCTATACCGGCTTTTGGCCCGGGACCTTATGGCGTCTTCTGTACCGGAAGACCTTAACGAGCTTGAGAGCATGCAATACCAGATGTTGCTGGAAGAAGAAGCGTTCCCTTTCGAGGAGAAAGCGATCCGCTTGCATTCAGATAATCATCAGCGGATCGCGTCTCAGGGATTTGATGCCTGGATTGAAAAGAGCCTTACCGTTCTTTCGCAGCTCAACCCCGGCCGCTACGACCGTTCGGTTCGCTGGATGAGCTGGAATCCGGAGGTCAATGATGGCGCCTGA
- a CDS encoding tetratricopeptide repeat protein, translating into MRSRLLNARPPEIGFLTLTLLIALAMPLQASSSISEDQKAGLTRYALATGQLASVLRFADSLKGETGQFLRAHLLLESGQVPESVAALGRITEGQYHRGEAGLLLGQLMLGKGEMAEAEKWLELAAETGFGETRQKALYQLAELARSAGGTDKAGKILADMDEGYWAAVGYLNLSSDYAREDLNPARALVALRVALAMAEKDELRDRNAELRSRLLVRASYLSYQHGEYEKAISFLEKVSLETYSTPQALYLHGLALSERGNQRSAMQSWHRAKKYPLAYPGVADAWIGMGRGYDLSGYLGQAGEAYLAANAAYESERVTLRKLADRISAQGAYKALVEDARDSDLEWFLADSRTLTQPRMAYLLEFLEKPAAQRAVSRVARLVELGRTLDRQAGDLTVFIETLEQQLGRLTGSGGQPAMPGLLRQQDILEKAVDGVSNVTKNELQKQQIKKLHQSLAATAEALESLDARVARRPAELRKQLQQSRALKARTQQHRNETDRLTARAEELLDALALKYVAEQEQRMAFAVDKTEQQIAHLYEYLALKNLEEAKP; encoded by the coding sequence ATGAGATCTCGCTTGCTGAATGCACGCCCGCCGGAGATAGGCTTTCTGACCCTGACTCTGTTGATCGCTCTGGCAATGCCTTTACAGGCCTCGTCTTCCATCTCTGAAGATCAGAAAGCAGGGCTCACACGTTACGCGCTCGCCACCGGACAACTGGCTTCGGTTCTGAGGTTTGCCGATAGTCTGAAAGGTGAAACTGGCCAATTCCTTCGTGCCCACCTCTTGCTGGAGAGCGGACAGGTGCCGGAGAGTGTTGCTGCGCTCGGGAGGATCACCGAGGGGCAATACCACCGGGGTGAGGCCGGTTTACTGCTTGGCCAGTTGATGCTCGGGAAAGGCGAAATGGCAGAGGCGGAAAAGTGGCTTGAGCTGGCTGCGGAGACCGGTTTTGGAGAAACCCGACAAAAAGCGTTATACCAACTGGCCGAATTGGCCAGATCTGCCGGTGGCACGGACAAGGCGGGCAAGATCCTTGCAGATATGGATGAGGGTTACTGGGCGGCGGTTGGGTATCTCAATCTTTCCAGTGACTACGCGCGGGAGGATCTGAACCCTGCACGCGCTCTCGTTGCACTGCGGGTTGCTCTGGCGATGGCAGAGAAGGATGAACTGAGGGACCGAAACGCTGAGTTGAGAAGCCGGCTTCTGGTACGAGCGAGTTACCTTTCATACCAACATGGTGAATACGAGAAGGCAATCAGCTTTCTTGAGAAGGTATCGCTTGAGACTTACAGCACCCCACAAGCCCTGTATTTACATGGGTTGGCGTTGTCTGAGCGGGGGAACCAGCGTTCGGCAATGCAGAGCTGGCACCGGGCGAAGAAATACCCTCTGGCATACCCGGGCGTTGCTGATGCCTGGATAGGCATGGGGCGAGGTTATGACCTCTCCGGATATCTGGGCCAGGCAGGCGAAGCATACCTTGCAGCTAATGCAGCGTATGAGAGTGAACGGGTCACGCTCCGGAAACTCGCAGACAGAATCTCTGCACAGGGGGCCTACAAAGCCCTGGTGGAAGACGCTCGGGATTCAGACCTTGAATGGTTCCTGGCGGACAGTCGCACGTTGACGCAGCCGAGAATGGCGTATTTGCTCGAATTTCTTGAGAAACCAGCTGCACAGAGAGCGGTCAGTCGAGTGGCGCGGCTGGTTGAACTTGGCCGCACTCTGGACCGTCAGGCCGGTGACCTTACGGTGTTCATTGAGACGCTGGAACAGCAACTTGGTCGCCTTACGGGATCAGGAGGGCAACCGGCCATGCCCGGTCTTTTGCGTCAGCAGGATATTCTCGAAAAAGCCGTTGACGGCGTATCGAACGTTACGAAAAACGAGCTTCAGAAACAGCAAATAAAAAAACTCCACCAATCACTGGCCGCCACTGCAGAGGCATTGGAAAGCCTCGACGCTCGGGTTGCCCGCCGTCCGGCTGAGCTTCGTAAGCAGCTTCAGCAATCCCGCGCTCTAAAGGCCCGTACCCAACAACACCGGAATGAGACTGACCGGCTCACTGCCCGCGCGGAAGAATTGCTCGATGCTCTTGCTCTGAAGTATGTCGCTGAACAGGAACAGCGGATGGCTTTTGCCGTAGACAAAACCGAGCAGCAAATTGCTCATCTCTACGAATACCTGGCCCTCAAAAATCTGGAAGAGGCTAAACCATGA
- a CDS encoding MotA/TolQ/ExbB proton channel family protein, producing the protein MLNTMVRFFQEGGPFMYPIAVVLAIGLAITLERFFYLAAVRRKNRTAFEKGILPLLRKRDYQRAMKTASTSDSAIASIMGAGIGRLLNNSRREDIEYAMEEGLMEVLPRLEKRTQYLATLANIATLLGLLGTIIGLISAFTAVAAADPSQKASLLSESISVAMNTTAFGLMSAIPLLMFHAVLQTRTNEIVDSFEMAGVKLLNIISEPKHQSAAA; encoded by the coding sequence ATGTTGAATACGATGGTACGGTTTTTCCAGGAGGGCGGGCCGTTCATGTACCCGATTGCCGTGGTTTTGGCCATCGGTTTGGCGATAACCCTTGAACGCTTTTTCTATCTTGCCGCTGTCCGGCGCAAAAACCGTACTGCGTTTGAAAAGGGCATTCTGCCGTTACTGCGGAAAAGGGATTATCAGCGGGCAATGAAAACTGCCAGCACATCGGACAGTGCCATTGCTTCTATTATGGGCGCCGGCATTGGCCGGTTACTTAATAACAGTCGTCGGGAAGATATTGAGTACGCCATGGAGGAAGGGCTGATGGAGGTGCTTCCGAGGCTGGAGAAACGCACGCAATACCTTGCGACGCTGGCCAACATAGCGACTCTGCTGGGGTTGCTTGGCACGATTATCGGCCTGATCTCTGCTTTCACCGCCGTTGCGGCGGCGGATCCGTCCCAGAAGGCCAGTTTACTCTCCGAGAGCATCTCTGTGGCTATGAATACCACGGCGTTTGGCTTGATGTCGGCGATCCCTTTGCTGATGTTCCACGCGGTTTTGCAAACCCGCACTAATGAAATTGTAGACAGCTTCGAGATGGCGGGCGTGAAGCTGCTCAACATCATTTCCGAGCCGAAGCATCAGAGTGCCGCTGCATGA
- a CDS encoding tetratricopeptide repeat protein, translating into MAPDRTFARHLVMSFILAMMVGCSAPGSKKPEAVPANPEKALEYVLEGREAYDQGRNMAALDAWEMAVKLNPKDAVTVNNLALLLKDENRFEEAISLLETGLQYSPGVADLHYNLAVISELYLLDLERALTHYRKYQALTDADDKRVAGWIADLKRRLD; encoded by the coding sequence ATGGCGCCTGACAGAACCTTCGCTCGTCATCTTGTGATGAGTTTTATCCTGGCCATGATGGTTGGCTGTTCTGCCCCCGGATCAAAGAAGCCGGAGGCAGTCCCGGCGAATCCGGAAAAGGCACTGGAATATGTGCTTGAAGGCAGGGAGGCTTATGATCAGGGCCGGAATATGGCTGCTCTCGACGCCTGGGAAATGGCTGTAAAGCTGAATCCGAAAGATGCCGTTACCGTGAATAATCTGGCCTTGCTGCTTAAGGACGAAAACCGTTTTGAAGAAGCGATAAGCCTGCTTGAGACGGGGTTGCAGTATTCGCCCGGTGTTGCCGACCTGCATTATAACCTTGCCGTGATCTCTGAACTTTACCTGCTGGATCTGGAAAGGGCTTTGACCCACTACCGGAAATACCAGGCCCTTACCGATGCGGACGATAAACGTGTGGCCGGCTGGATTGCGGACCTGAAGAGGAGGCTGGACTAG
- a CDS encoding ExbD/TolR family protein: protein MKRSRRAGRTQRHYGRMNKAGGLNLVSLMDIFTILVFFLMVNSSDVKVLQNTADVPLPQSTSEKEAVESLTVQVTGGSILVQGREIARLNGIEVGDTHISGLSDELAYRRARWPSVPEQGLEVTIMAGRDTDYRLLRKIMQTCVDEQFRQVRLAVEAEVTNG, encoded by the coding sequence ATGAAGAGGTCGCGCAGAGCAGGGCGAACTCAACGCCATTATGGCCGAATGAACAAGGCCGGAGGTCTCAATCTCGTTTCGTTGATGGACATCTTCACCATTCTCGTTTTCTTCCTGATGGTGAATTCCTCTGACGTAAAAGTCCTGCAGAACACGGCCGATGTTCCCTTGCCTCAGTCCACATCTGAAAAAGAGGCGGTGGAGAGTCTTACGGTTCAGGTAACCGGGGGATCCATCTTGGTGCAGGGTCGCGAGATCGCACGCCTGAACGGAATTGAAGTAGGCGATACCCATATTTCCGGGCTGTCAGATGAGCTTGCCTATCGCCGGGCGCGCTGGCCCTCGGTTCCCGAGCAGGGTCTGGAAGTCACGATCATGGCAGGCCGCGATACCGATTACCGGTTGTTGCGGAAAATTATGCAAACCTGTGTAGACGAGCAGTTCCGTCAGGTTCGGCTTGCTGTTGAGGCGGAGGTGACCAATGGCTGA
- a CDS encoding ExbD/TolR family protein, which produces MRRRHRKPAGSPELDITAFMNLMIVLVPVLLLGMVFSQVRMIELDFPGMDSGEAPNPEEFRLVVTVIPDGMEIADSDRGLIRVLPSRDGGQDFVSLRSVLKRIKTRVPDKTDVILEVGPDIDYQTLVRAMDTVRSYPAVVAASVVEAELFPDVSLMDAPEGRPLAAIKSGIDVEDA; this is translated from the coding sequence ATGAGACGCCGGCACAGAAAACCGGCCGGTTCGCCCGAACTGGATATCACGGCTTTCATGAATCTGATGATTGTACTGGTGCCGGTCCTGCTTCTGGGAATGGTGTTCAGTCAGGTACGCATGATCGAGCTTGATTTTCCCGGGATGGATTCCGGTGAGGCCCCGAATCCGGAAGAATTTCGACTGGTAGTCACCGTGATTCCGGACGGTATGGAGATCGCTGACAGTGATCGCGGACTTATTCGTGTGTTGCCTAGCCGTGATGGCGGGCAGGATTTTGTCAGTCTGAGGTCCGTACTTAAGCGAATCAAAACCCGTGTTCCTGACAAAACAGACGTTATCCTCGAGGTCGGTCCGGATATTGATTATCAGACCCTGGTCCGGGCCATGGATACGGTGCGTTCCTATCCGGCCGTGGTTGCCGCGAGCGTCGTTGAGGCTGAACTTTTTCCGGATGTATCTTTAATGGATGCGCCAGAAGGCCGTCCGTTGGCGGCTATCAAATCCGGGATAGACGTGGAGGACGCATGA